Sequence from the Eleginops maclovinus isolate JMC-PN-2008 ecotype Puerto Natales chromosome 14, JC_Emac_rtc_rv5, whole genome shotgun sequence genome:
AGGTCGGGTTGACCCTGAGCTTTGTCcgaaacacagagaggagcttAGTCTGCAGAAAGCTTCCTCCCTCACTTTCAGTTCTCAAACTTCTTACACATCGTGGACTTTTGATCTCCACGGAAGCTCTCATCCTGGCCCTGATGTTCCTGCTGGATCAGAGTGCGGAGGATGACTTGACCTTGGAGGAGAGGACCTGCCTGAacctcctcttcagctcctgcaTGTTGGGAGACTTCGGTCTGGCCAGGTGGAGGCCTCCCCTTCGCTTCTCCCCATTACTTCCTCCCCGAATCACCTAGAGAACAGAGACACCATTGAATTGCTCAAAATACATAGTTTACTTTGAACTATTAAATAACTATTAAATTcccattttctttcttatttgtATTCAGAACTACATTGGACTCACACCATGGGAACAACATGCCATTTTAAATCTCCTTTTTGCTCCATTTTTGGTCTCCTCCATCTCAAACCATCtcaaatatctgtgtttttggTCAGTAGATGCTACTTCACCAGCCTTGTATGTACCTTGTACAGAGTAGCATTTAAGTAGcatattgcacttttttatcGCAAGCAACCAGAGCCGGAGGAACTAAGCAATGAGCACCTAATCAGTTAAAGCATGATTGAAATGTAAGAGCTCTAAGGTTTGAGAACCTGCACACCAGAAAAGGAGACAGACTAAACCCAGTGGCATGTAATGAGACTGgtatcagaaaaacaaatatacatctCAGACTAATTTGAGCTTCCGAACCCAAACAAAGCATAACTCCGGGCATCAGTGGGGAAAAGTCTCTAATCTTAATTCCCACAGGAAGAAACATTCCCTGACGATCAGTGACTTTAAAGTGAAAGTGAAGACTGAAATAAACCTACGGCTGTCCTTTTTTAACCCGAATGAAATAAACTAGACGACAGAAAGAGCTCTCACCTCCTGACAGAGGTGCAGGAAGGCAGCGTGGACTCCCTCGTGGTTCTCCCTGGCTGACGCCTCGAAGTAAACTCCTCCTGAGAGCAGAGTTTATCCCTCAGATTACATTCCTGCTTCATGAGGCTGCATGCCGGATATAGCACACATGtatagagacacagaggtgtgtgtgtgtgtgttgtacagtcCGTAAGATGCTTTTACAAATGAGCTGCTGTGATTTTATCTTTGAAAACACAATTGAGGCCCAAAAAAAGTCCTGATTTAGGCCAATTTTGAgggaaaatgaatgaatatatggttattttatccaattttgagttttttatcTCACTATCACTGCAAATtcacacttgtttttgttgttacttGAGGTTTTATATCCATTTTTACAAATGGTGTGctttaaataattgtatcaGTATCACCACCTGCAAAATCTACTCAAAATATCAAACCAAAATAACTcaaattgtataaaaaaagCCATCATTATACTTAGATGTTATCCTTATGCATCAGTCAACTGATTGTAATTCACTGTTGCTACTCCATATGTTTTAAATAGAGAGTCTTTGAGAAACAAAGTGAACTAGTATTACATtgcataacatggaaatactgaagCAGAAGAGCAGTAGTGAGCACAAAACTTGAGAGTAAATGAACTTATTGACACATAAGATACTCTTTAAAAACTAGCTGAGACTTTGCTTGACTGGTGCTGTGTGAGAATATAATCCTGcaattcacattttttatagTAGAAATGGTGATTTCTTTTGGGAAAAGAAGGACCAGATGAATAGTAAACAATGTGGAAAtcatgaaagacaaaaagagcaaacagacatgaaacaaggagaggaagaggagggttaGCTCCGCCCACCTAGCGAGGCTGCTAACGTCTCTCCTTCGTCCGCCGGCACCTGTCTCGCTCTGAGCAGATCACTCTTGTTTCCGACCTGCAGCAGATTACAGATTACAGGACAGAGGGGATAATGGGGATTAGGGTCAGGAGGTAACACTTATTGTCTCGTCTGGATGGGAGGGAAGCGACACACACTCCTGTAGAAGCTCACCAACATTTAGCATTGATTTatatgcttttttctttttgcagatGCACTGACCAGTATAACGGGTATATTCCCAGAGGGGTGTATGCGCCTGACGTGCTGGTACAGCGGCTGGATGGTGCGGTAGCTGTTGTGGTCGGTGATGGAGAACACCAGCACGTATCCATCCGCCCAGTAAATAGACCTGGAAGTgcatttattgtacattcacaacaggaagtggctttatttggttgtttatttaatgtttatacGAATGAATCTGACCTGTTGATCTGCTCCTGGCAGTACAGGCCTTCAGCATCatcctgcagaaacaaaacagacttTAGAAACTACCTTTGGGACTGGATCCTGCTTTAAAACACTTCCTCGTTCCTCTGAAGGACTGATAGTGGAGACTGAGCTCAGCAGAAACCATCAGTCTCTGTTTGACTGGCGAAGTCCCAGTGTCTCCTCCAGACATTACACCACTACAGACGATCTTTTCCCAACCTCAAACCAGTACTTGTAGTAGTCTGTACTTAAAAAAGGACTGCTGGTGTGTGCACAACTATCCAAAGTTGGTTAAATGCATCAACCTGAGCAGCTTTAACTCCCATATTGTCCAATTTAGACCCTTTTTATCCACATGCTAACGGACTAAGTGACTAAAGGGgaccaacatttttgaaattggTTCCAGTAGTTAGAAAAATGGTTGCAATATAATCCTAATTCTGCAGTTCAATGTATTTCATCCTTAAAAAGTAGTCATTTTAGCCATTTTGTTGTTCAAATTGCTATCTGAAAGAAGTATGGAAGAAGAGGTTTGGCTCATCTGgtctgtttttttcaaaaagtctTGCTTTAAATCGGAAAATTGTTCTGAAATCTTGGTGGAAAGTGCCTGTTTTGTCAAATGATGTTTGAATATTGAGCTGGGTGAATGCTTAACACTAAACCAACAACCTTAAGTCCCTTAGAAACAcaaagatggggggggggggggagtgtccAGGTGGAGAATCCCAGCAGTCCCCTTTAAAGTGAGTTAACAGGTGGTGTTCAGACGTTACTGGAAGGCCCATTGCCaagacaaatgtgtgtttatggacACACTGCGGCTGGGTCTGACATCCTGACTCCAGACCACCCAGTCGTCAGTCCAGGAACAATTACACTTCAGGTTGGGCGTCTCCTTTCACTCATCATTTCCGAGAAATACACATTTCCTCTCGTCCAGAAGTGAAGATGAGTCCGGTTTTA
This genomic interval carries:
- the rasl11a gene encoding ras-like protein family member 11A-like; translated protein: MRLIGDPAPGNMNSSSGSGNFLLVPIPEYPLLDCVPNKTVKIVVLGASNVGKTALIVRFLTKRFIGDYEANTGALYSRKVTLDGEEVSLQIQDTPCVALQDDAEGLYCQEQINRSIYWADGYVLVFSITDHNSYRTIQPLYQHVRRIHPSGNIPVILVGNKSDLLRARQVPADEGETLAASLGGVYFEASARENHEGVHAAFLHLCQEVIRGGSNGEKRRGGLHLARPKSPNMQELKRRFRQVLSSKVKSSSAL